AGATCGATATTCAAATATCCGTATTGACGCCGCTGGAGCCGGTCAAGGACATTTCCGAAATCGTCATCGGCGAGCATGGCCTGCAAATTCGGGGACGCGCAGGCGGGGGGATGCATCGCTCCGGCACGCTTCTGCCGCAAGTCGCTTCGGAGCATCGATGGGACGTAACCACCTTCCTAAACGCCACCTGCACCAAGGCGGGCTTACCCCAAAACGCCTGGAAAGATCCGCAGACGGAAATTTTCAAATACGGCGCCGAAGTCTTCGGGGATTTAGATTTTGCACAACCGCCCTTCCACGTGGATGAATAGCGCCTATGAACTTCACCTATGAGCTTCTTCCCAAATATCAACGTTTAAAAACATTGAGCCAGCAGCGCGGTATTCCGATCGAACCGGATTTCGGAGATTGGATCTGCTACCGGGGACAAATCGGCCTTGTTTTGGGTTACTATGAAGACGCGCTGGCG
This genomic window from Candidatus Omnitrophota bacterium contains:
- the amrA gene encoding AmmeMemoRadiSam system protein A, whose protein sequence is MKPKIFSDADRKQLLRIARESIHAGLHNKAYSPETPSPPLTLERGVFVTLKHRGELRGCLGRFESDGIPLARLIAVMAMESARHDFRFSPVALVELPEIDIQISVLTPLEPVKDISEIVIGEHGLQIRGRAGGGMHRSGTLLPQVASEHRWDVTTFLNATCTKAGLPQNAWKDPQTEIFKYGAEVFGDLDFAQPPFHVDE